One Azoarcus sp. DN11 DNA segment encodes these proteins:
- the sufU gene encoding Fe-S cluster assembly sulfur transfer protein SufU: MPELRDLYQELIIDHGRRPRNYGVLADANHQAEGFNPLCGDRIRLFVKTRDGVIEDVRFEGTGCAISTASASLMSEALKGRTEAEARALFDGFHALVTGHEGAAGAGPPLGKLEVLAGVAEFPARVKCATLAWHTLVAALQDRLAPVTTEPDEQAEPVSTGRAADGQAGTQG, translated from the coding sequence ATGCCTGAGCTGCGCGACCTGTACCAGGAACTCATCATCGACCACGGCCGACGGCCGCGCAATTACGGCGTGCTCGCGGATGCGAACCATCAGGCCGAGGGCTTCAACCCGCTGTGCGGCGACCGCATCAGGCTGTTCGTGAAGACCCGCGACGGCGTGATCGAGGACGTGCGTTTCGAGGGGACCGGTTGCGCGATCTCCACGGCGTCCGCCTCGCTGATGAGCGAGGCGCTGAAGGGCAGGACCGAGGCCGAGGCGCGGGCGCTGTTCGACGGCTTCCATGCGCTGGTCACCGGACACGAGGGCGCCGCAGGGGCAGGGCCGCCGCTGGGCAAGCTGGAAGTGCTGGCCGGTGTCGCGGAGTTCCCCGCGCGGGTGAAGTGCGCGACGCTCGCGTGGCACACGCTGGTCGCCGCCCTGCAGGACAGGCTTGCGCCGGTAACGACCGAACCGGATGAGCAGGCGGAACCGGTTTCGACGGGACGAGCGGCAGATGGACAAGCGGGAACGCAAGGGTAA
- a CDS encoding EAL domain-containing protein, with amino-acid sequence MEIGNSLFSATKAGPPARTTARVLIVDDEPRIREAYGALLAAEGREVLTCANAMDAMAHLGSADIDVMVLDLHLPDMHGTEIMAWMGEAGIDTAVVVFSGDDAIDSAILALRRGACEFIRKHANPEELIRTVDKAISRRHLERENARMTARLEESERLHRFLVEHSPDIIYTLDPEGHFVFLNSRIETLLGYRRGELIGKHYSLIVHPMDLDQARSAFAERRVGLRATMNREIRLRCRNLDVRTFENRTIVAMLSSQGIYQQEVDDGDGKRFIGTAGVLRDITERKHAEETISYQTYHDLLTGLPNRALFRDRLKLAISQARRRGEVVGLMYIDLDRFKLVNDTHGQIEGDELLKSFARRVRECLRAGDTMSRQSGDEFTILLPDIADAQALQRIAEKIVAALRAPFTVGGRDFRCTASIGLAVFPDDADSVDDLLRDADMAMCQVKAQGKNGFMRYAPEMHRSHSERVDLSNELRIAIESDQLTLHYQPQIDLVHGRVTGVEALVRWQHPERGLLGPSIFIPLAEEEGLIFPISDWVLNEACRQQASWRRSGLTDLKVAVNISPLEFNRADVVERILLPIRTHQVPPESIEIEITENLLMDDAESVIAKVQELRKHGLRISIDDFGTRYSSLNYLRRFPVNTVKIDQTFVRDLDSTGRQSPVISAIVGIARGFGLSVLAEGVETAFQIEALLQHGCDVMQGFHFSRPVPAEEVQRYIEAQALATL; translated from the coding sequence ATGGAGATTGGCAACAGCCTGTTCTCGGCGACAAAGGCCGGCCCCCCCGCGCGCACCACGGCGCGGGTGCTCATCGTCGATGACGAACCGCGCATCCGCGAGGCCTATGGCGCGCTGCTCGCAGCGGAAGGACGCGAGGTCCTCACCTGCGCCAACGCCATGGACGCTATGGCGCACCTCGGCAGTGCCGACATCGATGTCATGGTCCTGGACCTGCACCTTCCCGACATGCACGGCACCGAGATCATGGCGTGGATGGGCGAAGCCGGCATCGACACCGCCGTGGTGGTCTTCAGCGGCGACGACGCCATCGACTCGGCCATTCTGGCGCTGCGGCGGGGCGCCTGCGAATTCATCCGCAAGCACGCGAACCCCGAAGAGCTGATCCGCACCGTCGACAAGGCCATCAGCCGGCGTCACCTCGAACGCGAGAACGCGCGCATGACGGCCCGCCTCGAAGAATCGGAGCGTCTGCACCGCTTCCTCGTGGAACACTCGCCCGACATCATCTACACGCTCGACCCGGAAGGCCACTTCGTCTTCCTCAATTCCCGCATCGAAACGCTGCTCGGCTACAGGCGTGGCGAACTGATCGGCAAGCACTACTCGCTGATCGTGCACCCCATGGACCTCGACCAGGCGCGCAGCGCCTTCGCCGAACGCCGGGTCGGCCTGCGCGCGACCATGAACCGCGAAATCCGGCTGCGCTGCCGCAATCTCGACGTGCGCACCTTCGAGAACCGCACCATCGTCGCGATGCTGAGCTCACAGGGCATCTACCAGCAGGAGGTCGATGACGGCGACGGGAAACGCTTCATCGGCACCGCCGGCGTCCTGCGCGACATCACTGAGCGCAAGCACGCCGAAGAGACGATCAGCTACCAGACCTACCACGACCTCCTGACCGGGCTGCCCAACCGCGCGCTGTTCCGTGACCGCCTCAAGCTCGCGATCAGCCAGGCACGCCGCCGCGGCGAGGTGGTCGGGCTGATGTACATCGACCTCGACCGCTTCAAGCTCGTGAACGACACGCACGGCCAGATCGAAGGCGACGAGCTGCTGAAAAGCTTTGCCCGGCGCGTGCGCGAATGCCTGCGCGCCGGCGACACGATGTCGCGCCAGAGCGGCGACGAGTTCACGATCCTGCTGCCCGACATCGCCGACGCGCAAGCGCTGCAGCGCATCGCCGAGAAAATCGTCGCCGCGCTGCGTGCGCCCTTCACCGTGGGCGGACGCGACTTCCGCTGCACGGCGAGCATCGGCCTGGCCGTCTTCCCGGACGACGCCGACAGTGTCGACGATCTGCTGCGCGATGCCGACATGGCGATGTGCCAGGTCAAGGCACAGGGCAAGAACGGCTTCATGCGCTATGCACCGGAGATGCACCGCAGCCACAGCGAACGCGTCGATCTCTCGAACGAACTGCGCATCGCCATCGAGAGCGATCAGCTGACGCTGCACTACCAGCCGCAGATCGACCTGGTGCACGGCCGCGTGACGGGCGTCGAGGCGCTGGTGCGCTGGCAGCATCCGGAGCGCGGCCTGCTCGGCCCCAGCATCTTCATCCCCCTCGCCGAGGAAGAAGGGCTGATCTTCCCGATCAGCGACTGGGTCCTCAACGAAGCCTGCCGCCAGCAGGCGAGCTGGCGACGTAGCGGCCTCACCGACCTGAAGGTCGCGGTGAACATCTCGCCGCTCGAATTCAACCGCGCGGATGTCGTCGAACGCATCCTCCTGCCGATCCGCACCCACCAGGTGCCGCCCGAGAGCATCGAGATCGAGATCACGGAGAACCTGCTGATGGACGACGCGGAGAGCGTGATCGCCAAGGTGCAGGAACTGCGCAAGCACGGCCTGCGCATCTCCATCGACGACTTCGGCACCCGCTACTCGTCGCTGAATTACCTGCGCCGCTTCCCCGTGAACACGGTCAAGATCGACCAGACCTTCGTCCGCGACCTGGACAGCACCGGCCGCCAGTCACCGGTCATCAGCGCGATCGTCGGCATCGCGCGCGGCTTTGGCCTGAGCGTGCTGGCCGAAGGCGTGGAGACGGCATTCCAGATCGAGGCGCTGCTGCAGCACGGCTGCGACGTGATGCAGGGCTTCCACTTCAGCCGCCCGGTTCCGGCCGAGGAAGTGCAGCGCTACATCGAGGCGCAGGCACTGGCAACGCTCTAA
- the leuD gene encoding 3-isopropylmalate dehydratase small subunit: MNKFTVLNGLVAPLDRENVDTDAIIPKQFLKSIHRSGFGPHCFDEWRYLDTGYIGIDPASRKLNPDFELNQPRYEGASILLTRENFGCGSSREHAPWALEQYGIRALIGPSFADIFFNNCFKNGLLPITLPVEVIDRLFDEVAATEGYRLTIDLEKQAVVTPSGEAIPFDIDPFRRHRLLSGLDDIGETLLHSAEIAAFERAHLATSPWLGKRVE, encoded by the coding sequence ATGAACAAATTCACCGTCCTCAACGGCCTCGTCGCGCCGCTTGACCGGGAAAACGTCGACACCGACGCGATCATCCCGAAACAGTTCCTGAAATCCATCCACCGCAGCGGCTTCGGGCCGCATTGCTTCGACGAGTGGCGCTACCTCGATACGGGCTACATCGGCATCGACCCGGCGAGCCGCAAGCTCAACCCGGATTTCGAGCTGAATCAGCCGCGCTATGAAGGCGCGAGCATCCTGCTGACGCGCGAGAACTTCGGCTGCGGCTCGTCACGCGAGCATGCGCCGTGGGCGCTCGAACAGTACGGTATCCGTGCACTGATCGGGCCGAGCTTCGCCGACATCTTCTTCAACAACTGCTTCAAGAACGGCCTCCTGCCGATCACGCTGCCGGTCGAGGTGATCGACCGTCTTTTCGACGAAGTCGCAGCGACCGAGGGCTATCGCCTGACGATCGACCTGGAGAAGCAGGCTGTCGTGACGCCTTCGGGCGAGGCGATCCCGTTCGACATCGATCCCTTCCGGCGCCACCGGCTGCTGAGCGGACTCGACGATATCGGCGAGACGCTGCTCCACTCGGCCGAAATCGCGGCGTTCGAACGGGCGCATCTTGCGACCTCGCCCTGGCTCGGCAAACGCGTGGAGTAA
- a CDS encoding HDOD domain-containing protein, with product MRDLQLPHTVTTAIEGANVPPLPQVLLRLIQQVDDESSTIDSLAAIVSQDPGLAARILTAANSAAYYRSTALGDIKSCVVLLGTRMVRSMATSLAVKRLFDADRGAVAADLTDFWRHSLVVAETSRAVAIATGYPKPDEAYLAGLLHDVGQLLLMSALGEQYAWLLSQTGTEDKLLELERSSLSTDHGEVGTWMADQWKLDSELADAILFHHADAAEIATASSLPRLVWFADALARGVEGPVPFEELAMTLLGADASFDPGRTLARALDHVQVIATAMGVAARPESDEASPARTLPNVTVLAPPSPHQEADRALADHIRDMAVMHPLQQDLFTLTSDEELLGALRESARILFELPRMGFLLIDRESGELTGTSIAGQAAIFRQTRIARGIDAGLATRALAEREVCSSFDDGPAHRESLLDRQLARTFGSEGILALPMVGKRRIVGVMLFALGRAEHARLKRRTPWLQNFGRIGGMSVEAWQDATSYRKQAEDEAAAAFRLQARRVVHEAGNPLGIIKSYLRILDQKLPENSEVRHELDVLRDEIDRVAGIVRRMNEVPPPATETASVAVNALVRELLALYAAPLFGDKGIAITKHLGEDSDRAACDPDSLKQILVNLWKNAAEATPQGGRFDISVLDGVMENGKRHVEIRMEDSGTGMPDEAIRNLSFPDPSHAQAERGHGLSIVGSLAARIGCRISCRSKAGVGTTLSLLLPCVQVS from the coding sequence ATGCGCGATCTACAGCTTCCGCACACCGTCACCACTGCGATCGAAGGCGCAAACGTACCGCCCTTGCCCCAGGTGTTGCTCCGCCTGATCCAGCAGGTCGATGACGAATCATCCACGATCGACAGCCTGGCCGCCATCGTGAGCCAGGATCCGGGACTCGCGGCGCGCATCCTGACCGCGGCCAATTCGGCGGCGTACTACCGCAGCACCGCATTGGGCGACATCAAGTCCTGCGTCGTGCTTCTCGGCACGCGAATGGTCCGCTCGATGGCGACCAGTCTCGCCGTCAAGCGCCTGTTCGACGCCGACCGGGGAGCCGTTGCTGCCGATCTCACCGATTTCTGGCGCCACTCCCTCGTGGTCGCCGAAACGAGCCGTGCGGTCGCCATCGCGACCGGCTATCCCAAGCCCGACGAAGCCTATCTCGCAGGCCTCCTGCACGACGTCGGCCAGCTCCTCCTGATGTCCGCCCTGGGCGAGCAGTACGCATGGCTGCTGTCGCAGACCGGGACCGAGGACAAGCTGCTCGAACTCGAACGCAGCAGCCTGTCGACCGATCATGGCGAAGTGGGCACCTGGATGGCAGACCAGTGGAAGCTCGACAGCGAACTCGCCGACGCGATCCTGTTCCATCATGCGGACGCGGCGGAGATCGCGACGGCTTCGTCCCTGCCGCGCCTCGTGTGGTTCGCCGACGCCCTCGCCCGCGGCGTGGAGGGCCCCGTTCCGTTCGAGGAACTCGCCATGACGCTCCTTGGGGCGGATGCGAGTTTCGACCCGGGCCGGACCCTGGCGCGCGCACTCGACCATGTGCAGGTGATCGCCACCGCGATGGGCGTCGCGGCGCGGCCCGAATCCGACGAAGCGTCGCCGGCGCGCACGCTGCCCAACGTCACGGTGCTCGCCCCCCCCAGCCCCCACCAGGAAGCGGATCGCGCCCTCGCCGACCACATCCGCGACATGGCGGTCATGCATCCGCTGCAACAGGACCTGTTCACGCTCACCAGCGACGAGGAACTGCTGGGCGCCCTGCGCGAATCGGCGCGCATCCTGTTCGAGCTCCCGCGCATGGGCTTTCTCCTCATCGACCGCGAGTCGGGCGAGCTCACCGGCACCTCGATCGCCGGGCAGGCAGCCATCTTCCGCCAGACGCGCATTGCGCGCGGCATCGATGCCGGCCTCGCGACACGCGCGCTTGCCGAGCGCGAGGTGTGCAGCAGCTTCGACGACGGCCCGGCCCATCGCGAATCCCTGCTTGACCGCCAGCTTGCGCGCACCTTCGGCAGCGAAGGTATCCTCGCCCTGCCGATGGTGGGCAAGCGGCGCATCGTCGGCGTGATGCTGTTCGCCCTGGGCCGCGCCGAGCATGCCCGGCTGAAGCGCCGCACGCCGTGGCTGCAGAACTTCGGCCGCATCGGCGGCATGAGCGTCGAGGCCTGGCAGGACGCGACCTCCTACCGCAAGCAGGCCGAGGACGAGGCCGCTGCGGCCTTCCGCCTCCAGGCGCGGCGCGTCGTACACGAAGCAGGCAATCCGCTCGGCATCATCAAGAGCTACCTGCGCATCCTCGACCAGAAGCTCCCGGAAAACAGCGAAGTCCGGCACGAACTCGACGTCCTGCGCGACGAGATCGACCGCGTGGCGGGTATCGTGCGGCGCATGAACGAGGTCCCGCCGCCCGCCACCGAAACCGCGTCCGTGGCCGTCAATGCGCTGGTGCGCGAGCTGCTCGCCCTGTACGCGGCACCGCTGTTCGGCGACAAGGGCATCGCCATCACGAAGCACCTCGGCGAGGACAGCGACCGTGCGGCTTGCGATCCCGACAGTTTGAAACAAATTCTCGTTAATTTATGGAAGAACGCCGCCGAGGCGACGCCTCAAGGCGGCCGGTTCGACATCTCGGTCCTCGACGGCGTCATGGAGAATGGCAAGCGACACGTCGAGATCCGCATGGAAGACAGCGGCACCGGAATGCCCGACGAGGCAATCCGCAACCTGTCCTTCCCGGACCCGTCGCACGCCCAGGCCGAACGCGGCCACGGGCTGTCCATCGTCGGCAGCCTCGCCGCCAGGATCGGTTGCAGAATTTCATGCCGCAGCAAGGCGGGCGTCGGCACCACGCTCTCGCTCCTGCTGCCGTGCGTTCAGGTTTCATGA
- a CDS encoding non-heme iron oxygenase ferredoxin subunit, translating to MDVAKADDFADDTVRVVALEDGREVAVFNVGGRFLAIEDRCSHEDEVLSWGAVEGEEVICPRHGSRFSLVTGAALTPPACEPVATFAVRVEGGVVQVDAASAG from the coding sequence ATGGATGTTGCGAAAGCGGACGATTTCGCCGACGACACGGTCCGCGTCGTTGCGCTCGAGGACGGGCGCGAAGTGGCGGTGTTCAACGTCGGCGGGCGCTTCCTGGCGATCGAGGATCGCTGCAGCCACGAAGACGAGGTCCTGTCGTGGGGGGCCGTCGAGGGCGAGGAGGTGATCTGCCCGCGCCACGGCTCGCGATTTTCGCTGGTGACGGGGGCTGCGCTCACGCCGCCCGCGTGCGAACCGGTTGCGACCTTCGCGGTGCGCGTGGAAGGGGGCGTCGTGCAGGTCGATGCGGCGTCGGCTGGCTGA
- the leuC gene encoding 3-isopropylmalate dehydratase large subunit — protein MGKTLYDKIWDAHVVRQGDDGSSLIYIDRHIMHEVTSPQAFEGLKLAGRKPWRVSSIVATPDHNVPTKEREKGIDDEIAALQVSTLIENCKEHAVTLFGLDDKRQGIVHVVGPEQGATLPGMTIVCGDSHTSTHGAFGALAFGIGTSDVEHVLATQCMVMKKSRNMLVRVEGRLAAGVTPKDVALHVIGRIGTAGGTGHTIEFAGNVFRKMSMEGRMTVCNMAIEAGARAGLVAVDDTTIDYLKGRPYAPCSSKWDDAVKVWKTLHSDPDAVFDRVVEIDAAAIEPQITWGTSPEMVVPVGGRTPDPSAESDPIKRDAIERALAYMGLAPLTLITDVAIDKVFIGSCTNSRIEDLRAAAKVVEGRSIAANVKLAIVVPGSGLVKEQAEREGLDQIFVRAGFEWREPGCSMCLGMNNDRLGAGERCASTSNRNFEGRQGAGGRTHLVSPEMAAAAAVAGRFVDVRELN, from the coding sequence ATGGGAAAGACACTCTACGACAAGATCTGGGACGCGCACGTCGTCAGACAGGGCGATGACGGCAGCAGCCTGATCTACATCGACCGGCACATCATGCACGAGGTCACGAGCCCGCAGGCCTTCGAGGGCCTGAAGCTCGCCGGACGCAAACCTTGGCGCGTCAGCAGCATCGTCGCGACGCCGGATCACAACGTGCCGACGAAGGAACGCGAGAAGGGCATCGACGACGAGATCGCCGCGCTGCAGGTCAGCACGCTGATCGAGAACTGTAAGGAACACGCAGTCACGCTGTTCGGCCTCGACGACAAGCGCCAAGGCATCGTCCACGTCGTCGGACCGGAGCAGGGCGCGACGCTGCCGGGCATGACCATCGTCTGCGGCGATTCGCACACCAGCACCCACGGCGCCTTCGGCGCGCTCGCGTTCGGCATCGGTACCTCGGACGTCGAGCACGTGCTCGCGACGCAGTGCATGGTGATGAAGAAGTCGCGCAACATGCTCGTTCGCGTCGAGGGCCGGCTCGCGGCGGGCGTGACGCCCAAGGACGTCGCGCTGCACGTCATCGGCCGTATCGGCACGGCGGGCGGGACGGGGCACACGATCGAGTTCGCCGGCAACGTCTTCCGCAAGATGTCGATGGAAGGCCGGATGACGGTCTGCAACATGGCGATCGAAGCCGGTGCGCGGGCGGGGCTGGTGGCGGTCGACGACACGACGATCGACTACCTCAAGGGGCGCCCCTACGCGCCCTGCAGCAGCAAGTGGGATGACGCGGTCAAGGTGTGGAAGACACTGCATTCCGATCCGGATGCGGTCTTCGATCGCGTGGTCGAGATCGACGCCGCCGCCATCGAACCACAGATCACCTGGGGCACCTCGCCTGAGATGGTCGTGCCCGTCGGCGGCCGCACGCCGGACCCGTCCGCCGAAAGCGATCCGATCAAGCGCGATGCGATCGAACGCGCGCTCGCCTACATGGGCCTCGCGCCGCTCACGCTGATTACGGACGTCGCGATCGACAAGGTCTTCATCGGCTCCTGCACCAATTCGCGCATCGAAGACCTCCGCGCCGCGGCCAAGGTCGTCGAGGGGCGCAGCATCGCGGCCAACGTGAAGCTCGCGATCGTCGTCCCCGGTTCGGGGCTCGTGAAGGAGCAGGCCGAGCGCGAGGGGCTGGACCAAATCTTCGTACGTGCAGGCTTCGAGTGGCGCGAGCCGGGCTGTTCGATGTGCCTGGGCATGAACAACGACCGCCTCGGCGCCGGCGAGCGCTGTGCGTCGACGTCGAACCGCAACTTCGAAGGACGTCAGGGGGCAGGTGGACGCACCCACCTCGTGAGCCCGGAAATGGCCGCTGCGGCCGCCGTCGCCGGTCGCTTCGTCGATGTCCGCGAATTGAACTAA
- a CDS encoding DUF59 domain-containing protein, with the protein MSIFDWLHRAEQAKANEVQAPAPEGPGLRSDVIAALRTIYDPEIPVNIYDLGLIYGLDVDEEAGKVAVRMTLTAPGCPVAASFPRTVQCVIEDVAGVSEASVELVWEPQWSAARMSEAARLELGLL; encoded by the coding sequence ATGAGCATCTTCGACTGGCTGCACCGCGCCGAGCAGGCGAAAGCGAACGAGGTGCAGGCCCCGGCGCCGGAAGGGCCGGGCCTGCGGTCGGACGTCATCGCTGCATTGCGCACCATCTACGACCCCGAGATCCCGGTCAATATCTACGATCTGGGCCTGATCTACGGGCTCGACGTCGACGAGGAGGCCGGCAAGGTCGCCGTCCGCATGACGCTCACGGCGCCGGGCTGCCCGGTCGCGGCGAGCTTTCCCCGCACCGTGCAGTGCGTGATCGAGGACGTGGCCGGCGTCAGCGAGGCGAGCGTAGAGCTGGTGTGGGAACCGCAGTGGTCCGCCGCGCGCATGAGCGAGGCCGCGCGCCTGGAACTGGGGTTGCTGTGA
- a CDS encoding cysteine desulfurase has protein sequence MRDDPKERAALGRVADTDAAGDIARRRADFPILARAVNGRPLVYLDNGATSQKPRCVIDVEAHYYEHLNANVHRGVHRLSQEATDAYEGARDTAREFLNAAQREEIVFVRGTTEAINLVANSFGAHFRAGDEILITGMEHHSNIVPWQLACERSGAVLKVVPVDERGELDVEAFGTLLSPRTRIVALTHVSNALGTINPVRELIAQAHARGVPVLLDGAQAVPHVAIDVQALDCDFYAFSGHKLYGPTGTGVLYGRRALLEAMPPWQGGGDMIRQVSFARTTYNDLPYKFEAGTPNIAGAIALAEAMRYVRGVGFDVIAAHEHALLRDATERAQAFPGLRLIGTAREKAAILSFVLEDVHAHDVGSILDHEGVAVRTGHHCAMPLMERFGVAATVRASFALYNTHEDVAALFAALEKVREVFGDA, from the coding sequence ATGCGCGACGACCCGAAGGAACGTGCGGCGCTGGGCAGGGTGGCGGACACCGACGCAGCGGGCGACATCGCGCGCCGGCGTGCGGACTTTCCCATCCTCGCGCGCGCGGTGAATGGTCGTCCGCTGGTCTACCTCGACAACGGCGCGACCAGCCAGAAGCCCCGGTGCGTGATCGACGTGGAGGCGCACTACTACGAACACCTCAACGCGAACGTGCATCGCGGCGTGCATCGACTGAGCCAGGAGGCGACCGACGCCTACGAGGGTGCGCGCGACACCGCGCGGGAATTCCTCAACGCCGCGCAGCGCGAGGAGATCGTGTTCGTGCGCGGCACCACCGAGGCGATCAATCTCGTCGCCAACAGTTTCGGTGCCCATTTCCGCGCTGGCGACGAGATCCTCATCACCGGCATGGAGCACCATTCCAACATCGTGCCGTGGCAGCTCGCGTGCGAGCGCAGCGGCGCGGTGCTGAAGGTCGTGCCGGTGGATGAGCGCGGCGAGCTGGACGTCGAGGCCTTCGGGACGCTGCTGTCGCCGCGCACGCGCATCGTCGCGCTGACGCACGTGTCGAACGCGCTGGGCACGATCAACCCGGTGCGTGAGCTGATCGCGCAGGCGCATGCGCGCGGCGTGCCGGTGCTGCTCGACGGCGCGCAGGCGGTGCCGCATGTGGCGATCGACGTGCAGGCGCTCGATTGCGATTTCTACGCCTTCTCCGGCCACAAGCTCTACGGGCCGACCGGCACCGGGGTGCTGTACGGGCGGCGCGCGCTGCTGGAGGCGATGCCGCCGTGGCAGGGGGGCGGCGACATGATCCGCCAGGTGAGTTTCGCGCGCACGACCTACAACGACCTGCCGTACAAGTTCGAGGCGGGCACGCCCAACATCGCCGGCGCAATCGCGCTCGCCGAGGCGATGCGCTACGTCCGGGGCGTCGGCTTCGACGTGATCGCGGCACACGAACACGCATTGTTGCGTGATGCGACGGAGCGGGCGCAGGCGTTTCCGGGGCTGCGGCTGATCGGCACGGCGCGCGAGAAGGCCGCGATCCTGTCCTTCGTGCTGGAGGACGTGCACGCGCACGATGTCGGCTCCATCCTCGACCACGAGGGGGTCGCGGTGCGCACCGGACACCACTGCGCGATGCCGCTGATGGAGCGCTTCGGCGTCGCGGCGACGGTGCGGGCGTCGTTCGCGCTGTACAACACGCATGAGGACGTCGCCGCCCTGTTCGCCGCGCTGGAGAAGGTGCGGGAGGTGTTCGGCGATGCCTGA
- a CDS encoding LysR family transcriptional regulator, protein MKRIDLVSMQLFVAVCETGAIAKGAEREHIVASAVSKRLLELEQLFGLRLLERGARGVKPTAAGEALLFHARNVLRGVDLLHAELSEYAQGVRGHVRMHANISAVVEFLPEDLRAFMTANEGIKIDLQEHLSTDILRAVREGRTDLGVVSGAGELDGLEYYPYRCDQLVLLTRPDHPLAAMEETSYVASLAYDHVGLSQNSALFTLLENAAAEAGMARRLRIHVTSFDALCRMVDVGLGVGVVPERVGSFFASALGLRLIRLTDNWAKRQLHIVVRDAACLPAAARLLLAHLTA, encoded by the coding sequence ATGAAGCGGATCGATCTCGTCTCGATGCAGCTCTTTGTCGCGGTATGCGAGACAGGCGCGATTGCGAAAGGAGCGGAGCGCGAGCATATCGTCGCTTCGGCCGTCAGTAAGCGGCTCCTCGAGTTGGAACAGCTCTTCGGGCTACGGCTCCTCGAACGCGGCGCACGCGGCGTGAAGCCCACTGCCGCCGGCGAAGCGCTCCTCTTTCACGCGCGCAACGTGCTGCGCGGCGTCGATCTCCTGCATGCGGAGCTGTCCGAGTACGCCCAAGGCGTGCGCGGCCATGTGCGCATGCACGCGAACATCTCTGCGGTCGTCGAATTCCTGCCCGAAGACCTGCGCGCCTTCATGACGGCGAACGAAGGCATCAAGATCGACCTGCAGGAACATCTGAGCACCGACATCCTGCGTGCGGTCCGCGAGGGGCGGACCGATCTCGGCGTCGTGTCCGGCGCGGGCGAGCTCGACGGCCTCGAATACTATCCCTATCGCTGCGACCAGCTCGTCCTGCTGACGCGGCCGGACCATCCGCTCGCGGCGATGGAAGAGACGAGCTACGTCGCGAGCCTCGCCTACGACCACGTCGGCCTGAGCCAGAACAGCGCGCTCTTCACGCTGCTCGAAAACGCCGCGGCGGAGGCAGGCATGGCCCGGCGCCTGCGCATCCACGTCACGAGCTTCGACGCCCTGTGCCGCATGGTGGACGTCGGCCTCGGCGTCGGAGTCGTTCCGGAACGCGTCGGGAGCTTCTTCGCGTCCGCGCTCGGGCTGCGGCTGATCCGGCTGACCGACAACTGGGCGAAACGCCAACTCCACATTGTCGTCCGGGATGCTGCCTGTCTTCCCGCCGCGGCCCGCCTGCTGCTCGCGCACCTGACCGCCTGA